AAACTTATGCTGGTTATAAGGTTCAACACTCACGGTAGTAATTCCTCCCACTCTACCATATTTAATAGAATTTACAACAAGGTTAATTAGTACTTGTTCTATTCGTTCAATATCACCTTTTACCAAATGAGGAAAGTCATACACACGATCAAAACGCAACGTAATATTTCTCTTTTTTGCTTTCATTTCAAACAAGTCAAACACATTTTGAATAAGCTCAATAATGTTAAAAGTTTGAATGTTCATTTTCATACCTTCTGTTTCTAACTTAGCAATCATATCTAAGTCTTTCACAATTGACGTTAATCGTTCTACACCCTTGTTAGCTCTTTCTAAATATTTTTCAAGAATTTCCTTGTCTTCTGCTGCTCCCTCAATAAGCGTTAAAATATATCCTTGCACTGTAAAAAGTGGTGTTTTAAGCTCATGAGCTACGTTTCCTAAGAAATCACGACGAAACGAGTCGCGTTGCGTTAAATTCGCTATCTCTTCACTCTTCCCTTCAACATATTCTTGTACACTTTTTGTTAAAGCCTCTACATCTGTTGTTACTTTATTTCTTTTTAAATCATTCACATCCAAAATAGATATATCTTCATACATCTTTTTTACTCGTTGGTAAATAAAGTGCTCTGCTCTATATTGAATTACGAAAAAAGAGATGATAAACATTGCAATACCAAAAATTACAATGGTTATTACTCCTAAGCTATTTAATAAAAATAAATACGATAATACTGCTATAACTATAGATAATAGTGTTGAGTATAAAGCCGACCAAAGTGCGTAGTTATATGTTTTTTTTATTTTTTTCATCTGTTTATTTTCTATTGTTTTTAAATATCAGATGTAATTCGCTAATAGTTATCTTGCATAATATCAAGAATTATTATAGCTCATTTCATGATAAAAAAATAGATTGCTAGCTAGCAATCTACTTATTAATTTTTGGGTTTAAAAATTATTTGTCTGTTTCGTCTAGCACAAACTTGTATCCAACTCCTTTTACTGTTTTAAAATAGTGATCTCCTATTTTCTCTCGGAGTTTACGTATATGTACATCTATAGTTCTACCTCCTACAACTACTTCATTTCCCCAAACACTGTCTAAAATAACTTCTCTTTTAAATACTTTTCCAGGTTTTGAAGTTAATAAAGAGAATAGTTCAAATTCTTTTCTTGGTAAAGATATTTTTTCTTCTCCTTTAAAAACTACATATTCATCTCTATTGATGACTATATCTCCAATTTTTGTAGTAGTATCTGCTTTTTCTTCTGTCTTTAAACGACGTAATAACGATTTAACCTTACTTATCAGCACTTTTGGCTTTACTGGTTTAGTTATGTAGTCGTCTGCTCCAGCATCAAAACCTGCTACTTGTGAATAGTCTTCTCCTCTAGCGGTTAAAAAAGAAATTATAACGTCTTCGAGAGATTTTACGTTTCTAATTTTTTCACACGCTTCGATACCATCCATCTCAGGCATCATAATATCTAATAAAATTAAATGTGGAGTTACTTTTTTTGCTGTTTTAACAGCTTCTGCACCATTGTTTGCAGTAAAAACCTGATATCCTTCTGATTTTAAATTGTATCCTACAATTTCTAAGATATCTGGTTCATCATCAACTAGTAAAATTTTAATGTCGCTAGTGTTCATTATTCATTTTTATTGTGTTACTCAAAAGTAATCATAAAAAAATAAACCCTTTATATGCATCCTTAACTTAACGTTCATTTAATATTTACTAAACTTTTGCTTAAAAGAAATACAAGAAATCTTTTGT
The nucleotide sequence above comes from Tenacibaculum singaporense. Encoded proteins:
- a CDS encoding sensor histidine kinase, with the translated sequence MKKIKKTYNYALWSALYSTLLSIVIAVLSYLFLLNSLGVITIVIFGIAMFIISFFVIQYRAEHFIYQRVKKMYEDISILDVNDLKRNKVTTDVEALTKSVQEYVEGKSEEIANLTQRDSFRRDFLGNVAHELKTPLFTVQGYILTLIEGAAEDKEILEKYLERANKGVERLTSIVKDLDMIAKLETEGMKMNIQTFNIIELIQNVFDLFEMKAKKRNITLRFDRVYDFPHLVKGDIERIEQVLINLVVNSIKYGRVGGITTVSVEPYNQHKFIIKINDNGEGIKQEHLSRLFERFYRVDQSRSREQGGSGLGLSIVKHIIEAHNETILLKSVHGEGSEFSFTLEKAMK
- a CDS encoding response regulator transcription factor; amino-acid sequence: MNTSDIKILLVDDEPDILEIVGYNLKSEGYQVFTANNGAEAVKTAKKVTPHLILLDIMMPEMDGIEACEKIRNVKSLEDVIISFLTARGEDYSQVAGFDAGADDYITKPVKPKVLISKVKSLLRRLKTEEKADTTTKIGDIVINRDEYVVFKGEEKISLPRKEFELFSLLTSKPGKVFKREVILDSVWGNEVVVGGRTIDVHIRKLREKIGDHYFKTVKGVGYKFVLDETDK